In Campylobacter vulpis, a genomic segment contains:
- the glyQ gene encoding glycine--tRNA ligase subunit alpha, translating into MTFSQMILNLQNFWQENGCAIMQPYDMPAGAGTFHPATFLRSLGKKPWACAYVAPSRRPTDGRYGENPNRLGAYYQFQVLIKPSPDNIQELYLKSLENLGFDLKSHDIRFVEDNWESPSLGAWGLGWEVWLDGMEVTQFTYFQQVGGIAVDLVSVEITYGLERIAMYLQNVDSVYDIVWSEFNGELIKYADVHKQSEYEYSKYNFETSSVELLNLQFQNAYEECKNTLEQGLALPAYDYCMLAAHTFNLLDARGAISVAKRQDYMLKIRELSKHCAEIYKKNLNEVE; encoded by the coding sequence ATGACTTTTTCGCAAATGATACTAAATTTACAAAATTTTTGGCAAGAAAATGGCTGTGCAATTATGCAGCCTTATGATATGCCAGCTGGAGCTGGAACCTTTCATCCTGCGACTTTTTTAAGAAGCTTAGGTAAAAAACCTTGGGCTTGTGCTTATGTGGCACCAAGTAGAAGACCAACAGATGGGCGTTATGGAGAGAATCCTAATCGCTTAGGAGCCTATTATCAATTTCAAGTTTTAATCAAACCAAGTCCGGATAATATCCAAGAGCTTTATTTAAAAAGCCTTGAAAATTTGGGCTTTGATTTAAAAAGCCACGATATACGCTTTGTGGAGGACAACTGGGAAAGTCCGAGCCTTGGGGCGTGGGGGCTTGGCTGGGAAGTTTGGCTTGATGGTATGGAAGTAACGCAATTTACTTATTTTCAGCAAGTGGGCGGCATCGCTGTGGATTTAGTGAGTGTGGAGATAACTTATGGGCTTGAGAGAATTGCTATGTATTTGCAAAATGTTGATAGTGTTTATGATATAGTGTGGAGTGAGTTTAATGGGGAATTAATCAAATACGCCGATGTGCATAAGCAAAGTGAGTATGAATATAGTAAATATAATTTTGAAACAAGTAGCGTAGAGCTTTTAAATTTGCAGTTTCAAAATGCTTATGAGGAGTGTAAAAATACGCTAGAACAAGGTTTGGCTTTACCTGCATATGATTATTGTATGTTGGCTGCACATACTTTTAATTTACTTGATGCAAGAGGAGCTATTTCTGTGGCAAAAAGACAGGATTATATGCTTAAAATCCGTGAACTTTCTAAGCATTGTGCTGAAATTTATAAGAAAAATTTAAATGAAGTTGAATGA
- a CDS encoding Nif3-like dinuclear metal center hexameric protein: protein MKLNEIYAFLNELSPFEKQASWDNSGLLLGNLQDEIDTIYLSLDVDENLIQNAEENSLFITHHPLIFKPLRDLSGMAYPKNLLKEMIKKNIALISLHTNYDLGHLNAYFVKEVLGFESFYQEEYLIYVKLDLSFNELCERVKERLGLSQLKVSFSGKEKLEKIAICTGSGGDLISSVKADCFLSGDFKYHQAFEALSNNLSLIELGHYESERYFSENLAKYLQNLPLKVIMSVSKNPFQYF, encoded by the coding sequence ATGAAGTTGAATGAAATTTATGCTTTTTTAAATGAGCTTAGTCCTTTTGAAAAGCAAGCCAGTTGGGATAATAGCGGACTTTTGCTAGGAAATTTACAAGATGAAATTGATACAATTTATCTTAGTCTTGATGTTGATGAAAATTTAATACAAAATGCAGAGGAAAATTCACTTTTCATTACCCATCATCCTTTAATTTTTAAGCCTCTGCGTGATTTAAGTGGAATGGCTTATCCCAAAAATTTGCTTAAAGAAATGATTAAAAAAAATATCGCTCTTATTTCCCTACATACAAATTATGATTTAGGTCACCTTAATGCGTATTTTGTTAAGGAAGTTTTGGGTTTTGAGAGTTTTTATCAAGAGGAATATTTGATTTATGTAAAACTTGATTTAAGCTTTAACGAGCTTTGTGAGAGAGTGAAAGAAAGGCTTGGTTTATCGCAGCTTAAAGTTAGTTTTAGTGGTAAGGAAAAGCTTGAGAAAATCGCTATTTGCACTGGTAGTGGAGGGGATTTAATTTCTAGTGTGAAGGCGGATTGTTTTTTAAGTGGAGATTTTAAGTATCACCAAGCTTTTGAAGCTTTAAGTAATAATTTGAGCCTAATTGAGCTTGGACATTATGAAAGTGAGCGTTATTTTAGTGAAAATCTAGCGAAATACTTGCAAAATTTGCCGCTAAAGGTTATAATGTCGGTTTCAAAAAATCCATTTCAATACTTTTAA
- a CDS encoding zinc ribbon domain-containing protein — protein sequence MNKYLEQLVHLSQIDQEIDSFEPKISSVSKTLRDAEARIAKMSEELVAADGEIGDIEAQKAQNNAHIAEFSAKIKELGKKSGAVKTEKEANALKIEEDIAKEQLDAANDEIVRLDKILENKEHFKKELLENRSKEEANLEGIKKEIEVQISNLEKERMTIYNRKTKLVSEMNQKVLGFYEKIRKWAKNTAVVPVKKQACYGCFMKIYDKTYLAVIKGEEIVTCPHCGRILYKELEEAKKN from the coding sequence ATGAATAAATATTTAGAGCAGTTAGTTCATTTATCACAAATAGACCAAGAAATCGATAGTTTTGAGCCTAAAATTAGTAGTGTAAGTAAGACCTTAAGAGATGCTGAAGCTAGGATAGCTAAGATGAGTGAGGAGCTTGTAGCTGCTGATGGAGAGATTGGGGATATAGAGGCACAAAAAGCACAAAATAATGCTCATATAGCAGAATTTTCAGCTAAAATTAAGGAGCTTGGTAAAAAAAGTGGTGCAGTCAAGACAGAAAAAGAAGCGAATGCACTCAAAATAGAGGAGGATATCGCCAAAGAACAGCTTGATGCAGCTAATGATGAAATTGTGCGACTCGATAAAATTTTAGAAAATAAAGAGCATTTTAAGAAGGAATTGTTAGAAAACAGAAGTAAAGAAGAGGCGAATTTAGAGGGAATTAAAAAGGAAATTGAGGTGCAAATTTCAAACCTTGAAAAAGAAAGAATGACAATTTATAATAGAAAAACAAAGCTTGTGAGTGAAATGAATCAAAAAGTGCTTGGCTTTTATGAAAAAATTCGTAAATGGGCGAAAAATACTGCCGTTGTTCCTGTTAAAAAACAAGCTTGTTATGGGTGCTTTATGAAAATTTATGATAAAACTTATTTGGCTGTGATAAAGGGCGAGGAGATTGTAACTTGTCCGCATTGTGGTAGAATTTTATATAAAGAGCTTGAAGAAGCGAAAAAGAATTGA
- the waaA gene encoding lipid IV(A) 3-deoxy-D-manno-octulosonic acid transferase, which translates to MIIAYYFLTWVAFFLGAIPLFFLSFFKAKYKKSLKARFFLYKNSCQKAQVHFHACSLGEVKSIGILSEKFDSRISVITQTGFECAKNFCKKVNFLAFENWLPFWFKPCEVLVIFEAEYWLMLVFMAKLRGARVLLINARISNHSYETYLRFAFFYRLIFSYIDKVFAQSAKDKQRLEQLGAKNVKIFKNIKANLEIKPSKHYTKLKERLIVFASTHQKEEELLLKFVTLQENEKLIIAPRHPERFLEVENLLQHHAYEKFSNLKKWEDFKGQILLLDVLGELINFYAISDVVVLGGSFVEGIGGHNPIEVASFNNILITGIFIHNQENLFAEVENVNFCEDLTRLDFMIHHLSKKARISQNKDLSVIENAIKEGLNARKSL; encoded by the coding sequence TTGATAATTGCCTACTATTTCCTCACTTGGGTGGCATTTTTTTTAGGTGCTATCCCTTTATTTTTTCTTTCATTTTTTAAAGCAAAATACAAAAAAAGTTTGAAAGCGAGATTTTTTCTTTATAAAAATTCTTGTCAAAAAGCACAGGTGCATTTTCACGCTTGTTCTTTGGGAGAGGTTAAAAGCATTGGAATTTTAAGTGAGAAATTTGATTCTAGAATTAGCGTGATTACACAAACAGGCTTTGAGTGTGCGAAAAATTTTTGCAAAAAAGTCAATTTCTTAGCTTTTGAAAATTGGCTGCCTTTTTGGTTTAAGCCTTGTGAAGTTTTGGTGATTTTTGAAGCGGAATATTGGCTAATGCTTGTTTTTATGGCGAAGTTAAGAGGTGCGAGAGTGCTTTTGATTAATGCGAGAATTTCAAATCACTCTTATGAGACTTATTTGCGTTTTGCCTTTTTTTACCGCTTGATTTTTTCTTACATTGATAAGGTTTTTGCTCAAAGTGCGAAAGATAAGCAAAGACTTGAGCAATTAGGTGCTAAAAATGTGAAAATTTTTAAGAACATTAAGGCAAATTTAGAAATTAAACCTAGTAAGCATTATACTAAGCTAAAAGAAAGACTTATCGTTTTTGCTAGCACACATCAAAAAGAAGAGGAGCTTTTATTAAAGTTTGTTACTTTACAAGAAAATGAAAAGCTTATTATCGCTCCAAGACACCCAGAGCGTTTTTTGGAAGTCGAAAATTTATTGCAACACCATGCTTATGAAAAATTTTCAAATTTAAAAAAATGGGAAGATTTTAAGGGACAAATTTTATTGCTCGATGTTTTGGGAGAATTAATTAATTTTTATGCGATTAGTGATGTAGTCGTGCTTGGTGGTTCTTTTGTTGAGGGGATTGGAGGGCATAATCCCATTGAGGTAGCAAGTTTTAATAATATTCTCATTACAGGTATTTTTATTCATAATCAAGAAAATTTATTTGCAGAAGTTGAAAATGTCAATTTTTGTGAGGATTTGACAAGGCTTGATTTTATGATACATCATTTAAGTAAAAAAGCTAGAATCTCGCAAAATAAAGACTTAAGCGTGATAGAAAATGCGATAAAGGAGGGACTTAATGCAAGAAAAAGCCTATAA
- a CDS encoding pseudouridine synthase family protein, with protein sequence MQEKAYKLLALQENISNREAKDLIDRGLVFSSGKKVVLARALMREGTKFSLLKTKKPKILFEDEKILAINKPYSYISEELESEFKAKLLNRLDKETSGLILLCKDETFRQLCIEEFKRQRVYKSYIAVLDGILAEKVVVDEPISTSKSKNGAFSKIVKDGQNALSTISPLMIQSKKTLAKICIQTGRTHQIRVHSAFIKHPVVGDEKYGKIVADRMYLHSYELKILDYEFKANLDESFAKLGFELKNLDF encoded by the coding sequence ATGCAAGAAAAAGCCTATAAATTACTTGCTTTGCAAGAAAATATTTCAAATAGAGAAGCTAAGGATTTGATAGATAGAGGCTTGGTTTTTTCTAGTGGTAAAAAAGTCGTCCTTGCCAGAGCTTTGATGAGAGAGGGAACGAAATTTAGTTTGCTTAAGACGAAAAAGCCCAAAATTTTGTTTGAAGATGAAAAAATTTTAGCAATAAATAAGCCTTATTCTTACATTAGTGAGGAATTAGAGAGTGAATTTAAGGCTAAACTTTTAAATAGATTAGATAAAGAAACAAGTGGGCTTATTTTGCTTTGCAAGGACGAGACTTTTAGACAACTTTGCATAGAAGAATTTAAAAGACAAAGGGTCTATAAAAGCTATATAGCTGTTCTTGATGGAATTTTAGCAGAAAAAGTTGTTGTTGATGAGCCTATATCCACATCTAAGAGTAAAAATGGTGCTTTTAGCAAAATTGTAAAAGACGGACAAAATGCTTTAAGCACTATAAGTCCTTTAATGATACAGAGCAAAAAAACTTTAGCAAAAATTTGCATTCAAACAGGTAGAACGCATCAAATAAGAGTGCATAGTGCCTTTATAAAACACCCTGTTGTAGGTGATGAAAAGTATGGAAAAATAGTAGCGGATAGAATGTATTTGCATAGTTATGAGCTTAAAATTTTGGATTATGAGTTTAAGGCAAATTTAGATGAAAGTTTTGCAAAATTGGGCTTTGAGCTAAAAAATTTAGACTTTTAA
- the ffh gene encoding signal recognition particle protein — MFELVSESFKSAVNKLRFVDDEKALKNALETLKKSLLKADVHHKVTKELLSLIEEDVKKNGIGQKQFLEAIKKNLEDILSVNGKNQGFVFSPKPPTIVLMVGLQGGGKTTSTIKLANYLKLRNKKVLVAACDLQRLAAVEQLKQLCEINEAQLFYIENETNPIKVAREALQKAKDGLFDVLLVDTAGRLAIDESLMNELKEVKASLNPDEIFYVADAMSGQDGVKTASSFNEALNLSGVILSKFDADTKGGVALGIARQVGIPLRFIGVGEKVADLEVFIPDRIVGRIMGEGDLATLAEKTAAIIDEKEAKKLNQKIKKGDFNFNDFLTQMESVKKLGSMKSLIGMIPGLSNVASSVKDLDLDNSKEILHIKAMISSMTPKERENPDLLNNARRRRIANGAGLSQMEVNRFLKQFNNAAKLAKKFSGKKGMDSLMTMMNQARRQF, encoded by the coding sequence GTGTTTGAACTTGTCAGCGAGTCTTTTAAAAGTGCTGTAAATAAGCTTCGTTTTGTCGATGATGAGAAAGCTTTAAAAAACGCTTTAGAAACCCTTAAAAAATCCTTACTCAAAGCTGATGTCCATCATAAAGTTACAAAAGAACTATTAAGCTTAATTGAAGAAGATGTGAAAAAAAACGGCATAGGACAAAAGCAGTTTTTAGAAGCGATTAAGAAAAATTTAGAAGACATTTTAAGCGTTAATGGTAAAAATCAAGGTTTTGTTTTTTCCCCTAAGCCTCCAACTATTGTTTTGATGGTCGGTTTGCAAGGGGGTGGTAAAACGACAAGCACGATAAAACTGGCAAATTATCTTAAACTTCGTAATAAAAAAGTTCTTGTTGCAGCGTGCGATTTACAACGCTTAGCAGCGGTGGAGCAATTAAAACAACTTTGCGAGATTAATGAAGCTCAGCTTTTTTACATAGAAAATGAGACAAATCCCATCAAAGTTGCAAGAGAGGCTTTACAGAAGGCTAAGGACGGCTTATTTGATGTTTTACTTGTAGATACGGCTGGGCGTTTGGCTATTGATGAATCCTTAATGAACGAGTTGAAAGAAGTTAAAGCAAGTTTAAATCCTGATGAAATTTTTTATGTTGCTGATGCAATGAGTGGTCAAGATGGAGTAAAGACTGCATCAAGTTTCAATGAAGCTTTAAACCTTAGTGGAGTGATTTTATCCAAATTTGACGCAGATACTAAAGGCGGTGTGGCACTTGGCATAGCAAGGCAAGTTGGTATCCCGTTAAGATTTATCGGTGTGGGCGAGAAAGTTGCAGATTTGGAGGTTTTTATCCCAGATAGAATTGTTGGTCGTATTATGGGAGAGGGCGATTTGGCGACTTTGGCGGAAAAAACTGCGGCAATTATTGATGAAAAAGAAGCAAAAAAATTAAATCAAAAAATCAAAAAAGGCGATTTTAATTTTAATGATTTTCTAACTCAAATGGAAAGCGTTAAAAAATTAGGCAGTATGAAATCACTCATTGGTATGATACCGGGGCTTTCTAATGTGGCTTCTAGTGTGAAAGATTTGGACTTAGATAATTCTAAGGAAATTTTACATATTAAAGCGATGATTTCTTCTATGACTCCAAAAGAAAGGGAAAATCCCGATCTTTTAAATAATGCTAGAAGACGCCGTATAGCAAATGGTGCTGGACTTTCACAAATGGAGGTCAATCGATTTTTAAAACAGTTTAACAATGCGGCTAAATTAGCAAAGAAATTTTCAGGCAAAAAAGGAATGGATAGTTTGATGACGATGATGAATCAGGCTCGTAGGCAGTTTTAA